A window of Komagataella phaffii GS115 chromosome 1, complete sequence contains these coding sequences:
- a CDS encoding Alpha' catalytic subunit of casein kinase 2, with protein MSVPEERVYSISRVYADANKKRDREYWDYENYQLVWGDISNYEIVNKIGRGKYSEVFTGMNILNNKSCVIKVLKPVKMKKIHREIKILKNLTGGPNIVALLDLVQDQSSKIPALIFERVANADFRTLYPKFAHDDIKFYFSKLLQALDYSHSMGIIHRDVKPQNVMIDPRQRKLRLIDWGLAEFYHPGGNLNVRVASRYHKGPELLINLQQYDYSLDLWSVGAMLAAIVFRREPMFKGDSNLDQLDKIAQVLGTHDLMAYCNKYGIELSRDYNGVLKEHERVPWRSFINSKNSHLADNEQILDLIDKLVVYDHQQRLTAQEALAHPYFEGTPEE; from the exons ATGTCTGTGCCTGAAGAGAGAGTTTATAGCATTAGCCGTGTATACGCCGATGCCAATAAAAAGAGAGACAGAGAATATTGGGACTATG AGAACTACCAGCTTGTTTGGGGGGACATAAGCAACTATGAGATAGTAAACAAAATTGGGAGAGGAAAGTATAGCGAAGTCTTCACCGGAATGAACATATTGAACAATAAATCGTGTGTTATCAAGGTGCTGAAACCTgtgaaaatgaaaaaaattcataGAGAGataaagattttgaagaatttgacAGGAGGACCAAACATTGTGGCACTTTTAGATTTGGTGCAAGATCAGAGTTCCAAGATTCCTGCTCTTatatttgaaagagttgcCAATGCAGATTTTAGAACTTTATACCCCAAGTTTGCCCACGATGATATCAAATTCTACTTTTCCAAGCTTTTGCAGGCGTTGGACTACTCACACTCCATGGGTATCATTCATAGAGACGTTAAACCTCAAAATGTGATGATTGACCcaagacaaagaaaattaAGATTAATTGACTGGGGATTAGCCGAGTTTTATCATCCAGGCGGTAATTTGAACGTAAGAGTGGCGTCCAGATATCATAAGGGGCCTGAACTGCTGATCAATCTGCAGCAGTACGACTACTCCCTAGACTTATGGTCCGTGGGAGCTATGCTGGCAGCTATTGTTTTTCGAAGAGAGCCAATGTTCAAGGGTGACTCCAATTTGGATCAATTGGACAAGATTGCGCAAGTACTAGGAACTCATGATCTGATGGCCTACTGTAACAAATATGGAATAGAGCTTAGCAGAGACTACAATGGAGTGTTGAAAGAACATGAAAGGGTTCCTTGGAGATCATTTATCAACAGCAAGAACTCACACCTGGCTGACAACGAACAGATCCTTGACCTTATTGACAAACTGGTTGTGTACGACCACCAACAGAGACTCACTGCCCAGGAGGCCTTGGCGCACCCTTATTTTGAGGGAACACCGGAAGAATAG
- a CDS encoding Dihydrolipoamide dehydrogenase (E3)-binding protein (E3BP), translating into MLKQISRQFKQFPVSRRCLHGSSFRLGATVFDMPAMSPTMEKGGVVSWKIKEGEKFSGGDVLLEVETDKAQIEVEAQDDGVLAKILVPAGTNDIPVGKPIAFLAEQDDDLSTLEYPKLEETASKKIESKPEKAEEKIEPPQPKEEKNTSGSDSGKLGNPKQTLLPSVELLLHENGLSKEDALAKIQATGPSGRILKGDVLAYLGKISPELNVKISEYINNKSHLDLSKIQIRETKASEQSPSSSGDKPAKPEKPAKKEPLKIEKELTLSQAYSKEALQRLLTIAEQHAYSAKLYQEDSEVIDPLFEEIVAPPRNAERFKTQFIVTPSDNSVSTLKLTLLVNESILDAKQRAQLFLDEVKDQLTQDNGGVSSSPQLEELF; encoded by the coding sequence ATGTTGAAACAAATAAGCCGTCAGTTCAAACAATTTCCTGTGAGCCGCAGATGTCTTCACGGATCTTCTTTCAGATTGGGAGCTACAGTGTTTGACATGCCAGCAATGTCCCCTACCATGGAGAAGGGAGGTGTTGTCTCCTGGAAAATCAAAGAGGGAGAAAAATTTAGTGGTGGCGATGTGCTGTTGGAAGTTGAGACAGACAAAGCCCAGATTGAGGTAGAGGCACAAGACGATGGTGTGCTCGCAAAGATACTGGTACCAGCGGGTACCAATGACATCCCAGTGGGAAAACCAATTGCCTTTCTGGCCGAGCAGGATGACGACTTGAGTACTCTAGAGTATCCTaaactggaagaaactGCCTCTAAGAAGATAGAATCAAAACCAGAGAAAGCAGAGGAGAAAATTGAACCACCGCAACCaaaggaggagaagaaTACCAGCGGCAGTGACAGTGGTAAACTGGGTAATCCGAAACAGACTTTATTACCCTCGGTGGAACTGCTCCTACACGAAAATGGATTGAGCAAAGAAGATGCTCTTGCCAAAATTCAGGCAACAGGACCCTCCggaagaattttgaaggGTGACGTATTGGCATATCTGGGCAAAATTTCACCCGAATTGAATGTCAAAATTTCCGAGTACATTAATAACAAGTCTCACTTAGATCTGTCTAAGATACAAATCAGGGAAACCAAGGCAAGCGAACAATCTCCATCATCTTCAGGAGATAAACCAGCCAAACCTGAAAAACCTGCTAAGAAAGAGCCTCTAAAGATCGAGAAGGAATTGACACTATCTCAAGCTTACAGTAAGGAGGCCCTGCAAAGATTATTAACTATTGCAGAACAACATGCATACAGTGCCAAGCTGTACCAAGAGGATTCAGAAGTGATTGATCCACTGTTTGAGGAGATCGTTGCTCCACCTAGAAATGCCGAACGATTCAAAACACAATTTATCGTCACGCCCTCAGACAATAGTGTTTCCACATTGAAGCTTACCTTATTAGTCAACGAGAGTATATTGGATGCCAAGCAAAGAGCTCAGTTATTCCTTGATGAAGTCAAGGATCAATTGACGCAAGATAATGGTGGCGTTTCGTCGTCTCCCCAACTTGAAGAGTTATTCTGA